The region ATGCAGCGTTCGTGGCCGTCGCGATGGCTGCCGCCGACAAGACCGCCAACGTCGCCGGGAGTTGATAACTGCATGCCGAGCCAAACGCGATGGCTGAAATGGCAGGGCCACGCGAGCACCCCGAACAGGAACGTGTGCTAATCACCGCCGGCACGTTGCAGCCGAATCCCATCATCACTCGCACCACATCCCGACCACTGAGGCCGAAGGGGCGAACAAGCGGATGGAGTGCCACATTGATTCGCTCGATCAGTCCACTGGCTTTATACGCTCCGAGAATCAAAGCGAACATCAACACCGTGGGCAAGGCCCAAACAAGTAGGAACGGTCCCATGTTCAACAGACCATAGCCGAACTCCCGCTGCTCGGCAGTGAGCACGACACGCAACCAGCTTGGCCAAGTTTCATTGACGACCTGAACGATTGGCTCAAGCCAACCGGCCACAATGGGGTGCAGCACGACTGCCGCGGCGTTCGCACCGTAGATTGTGGCCAACGCCGGTAAGACAAGAAGCAAGACGGCGAGGAATGGGCCGACGATGCGATGCTCCATCCACCCCGGTTTTGGTTCGATCCGCCATCCCGCTCGTGCTGTCAACGATACCCTCTGAAACGTCGCAGGATCGTGTAAGGCTTTTGCAATGAGTTCTCGATGACGGTCGGAGATTTGACGGGCATCGATCGGGATCAAGTCGACGCCCGCGTCCTCAGCCAGTCTTTCGAGGGCCTCTTGTGCGGCTTCGCCGGGCTGCACCTTGTCCCAGTATGTGACGACCACCGCGCCACGTTTCCCAACCACAAGCGGCAACATATCGCTCAAATCCTGATCCAGATTCGTCGCCTGGACCACGAGCAAAACCGTGTCGTCCCCGGTTAGCGCGTCGAGTGCCAATCGCGTCGTTTCGGTGTCGGAGTTGCGAAGAATACCTGGTGTGTCAATGTACTCAGTTTTGCCAGACCGATAACGTTCGACAACGACCGTCGATCCGCGAAAGTTTGTCTCACCGGCCGACCGTCCCGTCAAAGACGAAACCAATTGCGACTTACCGACGCTTTCCTTGCCGACCACCAAAACCGTTTGTACTGCCAACTTTGGATCGGAAATTTGTGTCATTCCATCGTCTCTCAAAAGGCTTCATCTCAGAAAGTGATTCGATCGATCAACAAGCACATTCTTCACCGCAGCAGGAGAGGTCATCGAGATACATCCCCCATTTGCGGTACTCTTCGAGTTCTTCCGCCGGCAGTCCCAGCGACGTCGCAATTGCCTTGGCGACAACGGCGAAACGCTGCCGGTATTTGTAGATGAAACAAAAGACATGGTTGTCATGCCGAACAGCAGGACCGCACAGAAACATTCCTGAAACCGTGGTTGACTCATCGTGTTCGCTCAGAAGTGGGAAGCCGTCGTCGCGTTTCGCAAATAAATCCGCAACGAGTTGGTGACTGCCCTCGAACCCACCTGCAAACAACGGCGGCACCTTCGTGTGAAACCGTCGTCCATCCACACTCGTGACCACATAATGATTCTTTTCGCGAGCAACAGTCTCGATCGGTGTGTTTGGATGTAACTCCACAAAGTCTTCGAACCACTCCTCGCCCATCCGTTCTAGGGAGTACGTCGAAAGCGCAATGCTAGGATCCGAACTCTTTTCTTCCCACGGACAGCCTCGATCAAATAGGCGAGACCGTTTGTCGAAATAGGCCAAATGGTAGGCGGCATCGATACCGCTCTCGTAGCCGCCAATGATGATGAAGTCGTCGCCGTCGAGATTCTCGTAGCTCGGGATTGTCGCCGTGTGCACGCAAAGTTCGCTGCCTGCAAAACCGTTCCGACGTGGGTACTGAAATTCGCCAGCGGCCCAAATCACATGTTTGGATCGCAACGGTCCATCAGCTGTGTCAACGCGGAACTCCTGGTCAACTTTGGCAATCCGTTCGACATTTGTGTTCTCACGAATCGGTAGCTTGAAATACTTGGCAACGCCCCGCAGGTGTCGTGCGTAATCGTGGCCGGTTGGGTGCTCCACTTGCAAACTAAACGCCGGTGAAACACCAACGGCGATCGAGTTCAAATCGAGCATACCAATGGAATTGGTCGCAAAAGACGGCGTGATGAATCGAGTCTCCGCCGGCCAACGAGCAAATGATGCTCCGACAGTATTTCGCTCAAGTACCACGAAGTTTTCAACCCCAGCGTGCATGAGCGTAATTCCAACTCCCACTCCCGCTGCACCACCCCCCACGACAATGACGTCGTAGACATTTGGATTCATTGCAGTCTTCATTCGGCGGTCTCCTCGATTTCGGGTTCGATGGGCGGAAACGGATCCTCCGAATCCCCCGGACGCGTGGCCTCTGAGCAAACCCCAAATCGGTTGCGTAACAACGATCCAGGACTCTCTCGACGGAATTGGTCGACTTCGTTCTCATGTGCAGGCAACACCATGAGCATGGTCCGTTCTCGAGAGCAGGCAACTGCCAAGACTGACAGATCGGCTCCAGCAAGATCTCCATTGACCCCAAAAGTGCATTTGCAATTTAAGTGCAACAAAGGTAGATTTGCAACACGTGGCGAGATTTTTTTTGCGAGCATTCAATTGCTCCCGATGAATCCACCTCATGGGCTATCCTGCAACCGTACTTGAGGCGAACAAACCGATGAATCAAGATGCGACTGCCTGCGATTGGGCTCGGCAATTGATTCAGGCCGCCGGTCTGCGAGCAACTCCAGCACGAATCGCAACTCTCCTAGTGCTTCGTGACTCACCAATTCCATTGTCACACGCCGAGGTGGCGGATTGCTTGCAAGACCGGGAGATTGTCAAAACGACGGTCTATCGGAATCTGAATGCGATGACGACGGCCAATCTGGTGCGTCGCTTAGAACTTGGCGATCACGTTTGGCGATTCGAATTCATTGCTGAGGCGGAGCCAGAACATGAGTCTCAATCACGATTTGTATGCGTGGATTGTGGGGCCGTCGCATTGCTCGAAGAAACCGGAATCACGAATTGGAGTCCGCCGGCAAATAGGAGTCTTGGGCAGATCACCGAGATCCTACTTCGAGGGGTCTGTCACGACTGCACAGGAATTCCAAGTCGGCAACATTACCGTGACAACCAACATCCGGGATCTCGTGAAATCCCGGAAACTCATACTATCGAGCCACTAGGTTACGACGGACGACATTCGCACGAACGTCTCCGCGAATGCGAAGAAGCCGACACGCCAACGGTCCTGCATCGACGATGATTCACGTCTAGCCAACTTGGATTGCCGTTCCGAGCTTAAACAGAATCATGCGACCAGTGCCAACCAGTTCTATCGATAGACAGCCGTACTGTTTTCAGTTCAGCAGCGAAGCGTTGCTGTATTAGGAAAGAGCCGCGATGACAGATGCCAGTCCATTTCCGCAGTCGTACCGTCAATGGCGCACTTATATTACCGAACGTTGTGGCATCCAGTTGACGCAAACGTTTGTTGATTCGCGATTGAGCGAACTGCGAGATGCCGCTCACCCGCGGACACGTCAGTTTCGTGAGAGGTATGGTGAGGGCTATCTTCACTCGATCATCGGCTGGTTCGAAACAGCACGTCAGGAAGTAGCATGATTGAGTTGACCAACCTCACGAAGGTGTACGACGGCGATGTTGTCGCAGTCGACCGTTGGGCACTTTCGGTAGCCGCTGGAGAGGTCTATGGACTGCTGGGACCGAACGGAGCGGGAAAAACGAGGACGCTGCGTATGATCCTCGGTCTATACGCACCCAGCAGTCATGAAGCGCCGATCCAGGGGTGTCATGTAACTACGGAACCGTTTTTGCATAAAGCTGCTCATTGGTTTGGTCCCGGCCAGTGCTGGGCTCTACCAATGATTAACTCCACGCGAAGTATTACACGACTTTGTTGATAGATTTGGCTTGCAGACTAGAGTTGTAACTGCACGGGTGCGTGAGCTGACGCAAGTTATGGGACTCACACGCAGTCGGGGCAACGGCTTTGGTCCTGGCTGAAGACATATGTCATTGTATTCCTAACCGGTGTGGTACTAGTTCACGATTCACGACAGAAAAATCTTGTTTCAGCGGAGCGTTGATCATGGAATCAAAAGAAGAAAAGACACCGAAATTCTCTCAAAGGACGAGTGTGGTCCAAGTGGAAGAAGGAATGGAGCTAGCCCCCAAGTTTGATGCGACAGGCTTGATTCCTTGTGTGACCACCGATTTTCACACAGGCGAACTATTGATGCACGCGTATATGAACGAGGAAGCATTGCGCGAAACGATGGAATCTGGTCAGGCGGTCTACTGGAGCCGGAGCCGCAAGCAACTCTGGCGCAAGGGAGCGACCAGCGGATTGGTTCAAAGCGTTCGGGAGATGCGGATCGACGATGACCAAGATTGTGTGTGGCTGCGTGTCGAAGTCGCCGGAGGAGCCAGCTGCCACGTCGGCTATCGCTCATGCTTTTATCGTCGTGTTCCAGTTGGGGAAAAACGCAGCATTGGCGATCAGTTAGAGTTTACTGAGGACGAAAAAGTTTTCGATCCCCAGCAAGTCTACGGTGATGCTCCAAACCCAACGCAACTATAGGGTCGTCTACAAAGAGCGCACGTCAATCAGGGAAGGGCGTTTTACGTATCGCAGGATCTAGCCAGGCAAGGTGTCGACGACTTGCGTAGTGAAGGCTGTCATCAGAGATAGACTGCCTAGTCCATATTGATGCGCGATCACTAGTACCATGAGTCCCAATCTCCTCGATGTTTCGACAGTTCACGCTAGTTTATTTCCAGGAAGATTGTTTTTCCGTGTCTGATCAAACCGGTGGAGTCACCCATGAACAGCCTTGAGTCGATACCGAATCAGTCTCGTTTGCCGGTGACGGTGCTAAGTGGTTTTCTCGGAGCTGGTAAGACGACGCTGCTCAACCATGTTCTCGCCAACCGAGAGGGAAAGCGGGTCGCGGTGATCATCAACGATATGTCCGAGGTGAACATCGATGCTGAAATCACCGCTCGAGATGGAGGGCTGTCCCGTACCGAAGAGACCTTGGTCGAAATGTCCAACGGCTGCATCTGTTGCACGCTACGTGACGACTTGCTCAAAGAGGTGGCTCGGTTGGCCAAGCAGGGCCGGTTTGATTACCTGCTGATCGAAAGCACGGGGATTAGCGAGCCAATCCCCGTTGCCCAGACATTCACGTTCGAAGCAGAGGATGGCACTAGCCTAGGACACGTCTCCCGACTGGACACGATGGTCACTGTGGTGGATGCCGCCAATTTTCTTGCCGACTTCACAGAAGCAGACGCCTTAGTCAAACGCGGCCTATCGTTGAGCGACGAGGACACGCGAACTGTCACCGATCTGCTTTGCGACCAAGTTGAATTCGCGGACGTGATTGTGCTCAACAAGACCAACCTCGTCTCTCGAGAGAATCTCTGTAAGGTCGAGGCCGCGCTGCGGAGCCTCAACCCTGTAGCGAAGATCGTCCGTGCCGAGCGAAGCCAAGTACCCTTGGATGAGGTCTTGAACACAGGCCTTTTCGATTACGAGAAGGCCGCCTCCTCCGCAGGTTGGATTCGGGAACTCAATAACGAGCACGTTCCAGAGACAGACGAATATGGAATCACAAACTTCGTGTTTCGGGAGCGGCGACCGTTCCACCCCCAACGGTTCTGGGATTTGCTATACGACAAAGACTTTTGGACCGACGTATTGCGAAGCAAAGGCTTTTTCTGGATTGCCAGCCAGGATCCGGTTGCCTTTGAATGGTCGCAGGCTGGTGGTGTCAGCAACCACCGTCCGGTCGGCATCTGGCAGGCGGCCTTGCCCGAAGATGCCCGCAACCCAGACCTTGTCAACAATCTGGAATGGCACCCTTACTTCGGTGATCGCCGTCAGGTATTGGTTTTCATCGGAACGGGTATGAATGAGGCAGCTCTCCGCAACCGGCTGCAAAGCTGCGTGATGACGTCGGCGGAACTGGCCGCAACCGTGGACGCTCCCGGTGGCCTCAATGACCCATTCCCGCCGGTCGACCTCCGTACCGCTCTTGCTGGTGCAACTCGCTAACACTGCGAGACGCAGGTAGCAATCGCATGAGGATAAATGTTGAATCAATTTTTGTTGATATTCACTCGAACCCAATACGTCCTTGGGCAAAGTTCGTTGAAGGGAAATGGATTAGGTATGGAACCTGAAACTTTCAAGCCAATCACTGCCTGGGACGCGGGTGTCGTCACGGAATTCATTGCTGGAGACTCCGACATCTTAGTTCAACCACGCCAATCGCTGAACTCCATCGCTCCAGCGATCCGGACGGCACGTGTCAGTGAATACTGGTCGATGGTTTGCCCCGAATCCATCGCCCGCGAGGTCCGATTTGGGCTCGGCGAGCTACAGATTCGGTCGCAAGTATTGGCCGGTGATATCGTCAGTCTAGCAACCGCATTCCTTGACCAATTTGGTCTGCCGCAGGCGAAACTACGAATCGAAGTGACGCGGTCGCAGTCTTGCCCAAAGTTCCACTGTGACTATTTAAACGTTCGCCTAGTCACGACGTACTTCGGCCCGACCACTCAGTACCAGTACGCGGGTGAAGACCCTGTGCATGAAGCCCCGCTGTATGGACTGGTTTTCCTTAAGGGTCACAAACACTCAACACACAGGAACACTGCTTTTCACCGCTCGCCAGAAGTTCCGATCGGTGAGAAACGGCTGTGTGTGGCGATCGACTACTGAGCAACACTGTCAACGACTCAACGCCATGTCCACTATGCTGCGAATGCTGTAACATGTGTCGGCGAGACGACGAATTTCCGACGAATGACTACCGTACTCAAGCGATTCGTCGTACTTTGCACGCCTGATGGAACCTGTGCCGGTAAGAATGGAAGTCGCCTCTTCGACGCCAACGAGATCAGCACAAAACGGCGGCTTCCGAAAATCTTCGAATCGTATGAAATCACAGTGAATCAAGGTTCAATCTTTGGCAGCATCGTACGTGACCTTGCTCACATCCACTCGAAGTTCCTCTAATCGCTTTGCAACGTCATCGGGTTTTTCTTCTTGATAGCGACCACCAATTTGCTCAGCAAGAAACGCTTCGATTTCGGCATACATCGCCATACGGTTGACTGGTTTGGCAAAGCCGTGCCCCTCATCATCCGCCAATAGGTAGCTGACTTTGTGTCCCTGATCTCGCAACGCGACCACAATCTGATCGGCTTCGGCCTGCTTGACTCTGGGATCATTAGCTCCTTGCACGATCAGCAATGGCTTGGATATCTTCGCGGCACTAAAAAGCGGACTCGCCTCGCGAATGCGTTGCTTCCCAGCTTCTGTCATTGGGTTGCCGACCATACCGTATAAGAACGCACGTCCTGATTCCCAATAGGGTGGGATTGAATCAAGCAGTGTGAAGATATTGCTTGGGCCAACAATATCAACACCGCAAGCGTACAGATTGGGTGTAAACGCCAAGCCCGCGAGTGTTGCATAGCCTCCGTAACTTCCCCCCATAATGGCCACGCGATTCTTGTCGGCAATGCCTTCTTTGATCAAGTACTTCACCCCCCAAGTGATATCATCTTGCATGAGCTTGCCCCATTGCAAATCACCAGCATTGAGGAACTTCTTCCCGTACCCGCCGCTAGCGCGAAAGTTAGGCTGCAAGACTGCATAGCCTCTGTTGGCCAGGAATTGAACCTGCGGATTGTAGCCCCATGAGTCCCGAGGCCCTTTGGGGCCACCGTGAACAAGAACCACAACTGGTAGATTCTTCGCTTCCATTCCGACGGGCACAGTCAAGTAAGCTGGAATCGATAGACCATCGCTGCTGGGGTAGCGAATTGAAGTCATCGACGCTAAATGGTCTTCAACATTCTTGAGTTCCGGACGGGGGGTGTATTGATGAATGAGTTCATGTTTCTGTGCGTCAAAACACCACGCCTCGGCCGCGTACTTGTCGCCATGGACCGCAACTAGGAACTTGCTGTAGTCATTCGTAGCGCTTTGAAACGCGATTTCTCGTCCTGGAAATTTCCCTTGCAAGAACTTGTAGTTCGATTCCCAGGTTTTGTCTCGCCAATAGTAGCGAGTTTTATCCTCTGTATAAGACGTGGCAATAATCTCCCGCGTATTCCGGTCCATCCGCAACCCGCCGAAATCGACTTGCTCCT is a window of Thalassoroseus pseudoceratinae DNA encoding:
- a CDS encoding S9 family peptidase — protein: MPNTPLLDRELFFGNPQISSGKLSPDGKFISFMKPYQGIMNVWVKKFAEPFDKARPLTDSKRPLYGYTWTEDGKYILFVKDSDGDENINLFAVDPSAMPEADKETPAARNLTPLKDVTARIMHASQNNPDLLWVGLNDRDKAWHDLYRLEISTGKLTLIYQNEDRITGYEFDWDDNLRLLNRTDAAGNTTLLRKDDDELVPIYETSVTENARVSGWDAKNENIYLVTNKGELDLMTLYKMNPKSETLMFLESDPQEQVDFGGLRMDRNTREIIATSYTEDKTRYYWRDKTWESNYKFLQGKFPGREIAFQSATNDYSKFLVAVHGDKYAAEAWCFDAQKHELIHQYTPRPELKNVEDHLASMTSIRYPSSDGLSIPAYLTVPVGMEAKNLPVVVLVHGGPKGPRDSWGYNPQVQFLANRGYAVLQPNFRASGGYGKKFLNAGDLQWGKLMQDDITWGVKYLIKEGIADKNRVAIMGGSYGGYATLAGLAFTPNLYACGVDIVGPSNIFTLLDSIPPYWESGRAFLYGMVGNPMTEAGKQRIREASPLFSAAKISKPLLIVQGANDPRVKQAEADQIVVALRDQGHKVSYLLADDEGHGFAKPVNRMAMYAEIEAFLAEQIGGRYQEEKPDDVAKRLEELRVDVSKVTYDAAKD
- a CDS encoding NAD(P)/FAD-dependent oxidoreductase, whose product is MKTAMNPNVYDVIVVGGGAAGVGVGITLMHAGVENFVVLERNTVGASFARWPAETRFITPSFATNSIGMLDLNSIAVGVSPAFSLQVEHPTGHDYARHLRGVAKYFKLPIRENTNVERIAKVDQEFRVDTADGPLRSKHVIWAAGEFQYPRRNGFAGSELCVHTATIPSYENLDGDDFIIIGGYESGIDAAYHLAYFDKRSRLFDRGCPWEEKSSDPSIALSTYSLERMGEEWFEDFVELHPNTPIETVAREKNHYVVTSVDGRRFHTKVPPLFAGGFEGSHQLVADLFAKRDDGFPLLSEHDESTTVSGMFLCGPAVRHDNHVFCFIYKYRQRFAVVAKAIATSLGLPAEELEEYRKWGMYLDDLSCCGEECAC
- a CDS encoding GTP-binding protein; translated protein: MNSLESIPNQSRLPVTVLSGFLGAGKTTLLNHVLANREGKRVAVIINDMSEVNIDAEITARDGGLSRTEETLVEMSNGCICCTLRDDLLKEVARLAKQGRFDYLLIESTGISEPIPVAQTFTFEAEDGTSLGHVSRLDTMVTVVDAANFLADFTEADALVKRGLSLSDEDTRTVTDLLCDQVEFADVIVLNKTNLVSRENLCKVEAALRSLNPVAKIVRAERSQVPLDEVLNTGLFDYEKAASSAGWIRELNNEHVPETDEYGITNFVFRERRPFHPQRFWDLLYDKDFWTDVLRSKGFFWIASQDPVAFEWSQAGGVSNHRPVGIWQAALPEDARNPDLVNNLEWHPYFGDRRQVLVFIGTGMNEAALRNRLQSCVMTSAELAATVDAPGGLNDPFPPVDLRTALAGATR
- a CDS encoding ATP-binding cassette domain-containing protein; this translates as MIELTNLTKVYDGDVVAVDRWALSVAAGEVYGLLGPNGAGKTRTLRMILGLYAPSSHEAPIQGCHVTTEPFLHKAAHWFGPGQCWALPMINSTRSITRLC
- a CDS encoding Fur family transcriptional regulator gives rise to the protein MGYPATVLEANKPMNQDATACDWARQLIQAAGLRATPARIATLLVLRDSPIPLSHAEVADCLQDREIVKTTVYRNLNAMTTANLVRRLELGDHVWRFEFIAEAEPEHESQSRFVCVDCGAVALLEETGITNWSPPANRSLGQITEILLRGVCHDCTGIPSRQHYRDNQHPGSREIPETHTIEPLGYDGRHSHERLRECEEADTPTVLHRR
- a CDS encoding DUF1826 domain-containing protein, giving the protein MEPETFKPITAWDAGVVTEFIAGDSDILVQPRQSLNSIAPAIRTARVSEYWSMVCPESIAREVRFGLGELQIRSQVLAGDIVSLATAFLDQFGLPQAKLRIEVTRSQSCPKFHCDYLNVRLVTTYFGPTTQYQYAGEDPVHEAPLYGLVFLKGHKHSTHRNTAFHRSPEVPIGEKRLCVAIDY
- a CDS encoding nucleoside recognition domain-containing protein, with amino-acid sequence MTQISDPKLAVQTVLVVGKESVGKSQLVSSLTGRSAGETNFRGSTVVVERYRSGKTEYIDTPGILRNSDTETTRLALDALTGDDTVLLVVQATNLDQDLSDMLPLVVGKRGAVVVTYWDKVQPGEAAQEALERLAEDAGVDLIPIDARQISDRHRELIAKALHDPATFQRVSLTARAGWRIEPKPGWMEHRIVGPFLAVLLLVLPALATIYGANAAAVVLHPIVAGWLEPIVQVVNETWPSWLRVVLTAEQREFGYGLLNMGPFLLVWALPTVLMFALILGAYKASGLIERINVALHPLVRPFGLSGRDVVRVMMGFGCNVPAVISTRSCSGCSRGPAISAIAFGSACSYQLPATLAVLSAAAIATATNAALLTLFFLGYLLVTTLIYLRFTSGSQARSSLNVLMTPSRPFMQWPTFSSLWREASGTIRQFLLQAMPIFVAICIAASLLAHLGVLDLMSRILSPAVALFDLPTQAALPVVLASVRKDGIFLLAADDGLAFPLTATQTLTAVYLAGVLLPCLVTAMTIGRETSWKSTLTLLARQAGFATLFALILAWGGRWLQ
- the hisI gene encoding phosphoribosyl-AMP cyclohydrolase yields the protein MESKEEKTPKFSQRTSVVQVEEGMELAPKFDATGLIPCVTTDFHTGELLMHAYMNEEALRETMESGQAVYWSRSRKQLWRKGATSGLVQSVREMRIDDDQDCVWLRVEVAGGASCHVGYRSCFYRRVPVGEKRSIGDQLEFTEDEKVFDPQQVYGDAPNPTQL